The following are encoded in a window of Mycobacterium decipiens genomic DNA:
- a CDS encoding acetyl-CoA C-acetyltransferase: MSQAVICEPVRTPIGRYGGMFKSLTAVELGVAVLRGLLERTGISPDAVQDVILGHCYPSSEAPAIGRVVALDAGLPVTVAGMQVDRRCGSGLQAVIQACLQVSSGDNDLVIAGGCESMSNVAFYSTDMRWGAGRSGVRIHDGLARGRTTAGGRHYPVPGGMLETAENLSRQYGISRQEQDELAVRSHQRAVAAQKNGILAEEIVPVAVPTRHGEQLLDTDEHPRPDTSAASLSRLKPVLLDDDPDATVTAGNASGQNDAASMCVVTTPEKAAEYGLKPLVRMTSWGQAGVAPNIMGIGPVPATAVALAKAGLQLSDIDLIELNEAFAAQALAVMREWSFGAADHDRTNVHGSGISLGHPVGATGGRMLATLARELDRRQARYGLETMCIGGGQGLAAVFERIAPA, encoded by the coding sequence ATGAGTCAAGCCGTTATCTGCGAACCGGTGCGGACACCGATCGGCCGGTACGGCGGCATGTTCAAGTCGCTGACCGCCGTCGAGCTCGGTGTCGCCGTCTTGCGCGGCTTGCTCGAACGAACCGGAATCTCACCCGACGCAGTGCAAGACGTGATTCTCGGACACTGCTATCCCAGCAGTGAGGCGCCGGCAATCGGGCGGGTGGTCGCGTTGGATGCGGGCCTGCCCGTGACGGTTGCCGGCATGCAGGTCGACCGCCGCTGCGGGTCGGGCCTGCAGGCGGTGATTCAAGCCTGCCTGCAGGTGAGCAGTGGTGACAACGACCTCGTCATCGCCGGTGGCTGTGAAAGCATGAGCAACGTCGCGTTCTATTCCACCGATATGCGCTGGGGTGCGGGCCGCTCGGGCGTTCGCATTCATGACGGGCTGGCCCGGGGCCGAACGACCGCGGGGGGACGCCACTACCCGGTGCCGGGTGGGATGCTCGAGACCGCCGAGAATCTGAGTCGTCAGTACGGCATCTCGCGCCAGGAGCAGGACGAGCTCGCGGTGCGGTCACATCAGCGGGCGGTAGCCGCCCAGAAGAACGGCATCCTGGCCGAGGAGATCGTTCCGGTTGCGGTGCCCACCCGGCACGGCGAACAGCTGCTCGACACCGACGAGCATCCACGTCCCGATACCTCGGCAGCGTCGCTGAGCAGACTCAAACCCGTTCTGCTGGACGATGATCCGGATGCAACGGTGACGGCGGGCAACGCCAGTGGGCAAAACGATGCTGCATCCATGTGCGTGGTGACCACGCCTGAAAAGGCCGCTGAATACGGCCTGAAACCGTTGGTTCGGATGACATCGTGGGGACAGGCGGGTGTGGCGCCCAACATCATGGGCATCGGCCCGGTGCCCGCGACCGCGGTCGCACTCGCCAAGGCGGGCCTGCAGCTGAGCGACATCGATCTCATCGAACTCAACGAAGCCTTTGCCGCCCAAGCGCTTGCGGTGATGCGGGAGTGGAGCTTCGGGGCCGCCGACCACGACCGAACCAACGTGCATGGCTCCGGAATATCGCTGGGGCACCCGGTGGGTGCGACCGGCGGGAGGATGCTGGCCACCCTGGCGCGCGAACTCGACCGCCGCCAGGCGCGCTACGGGTTGGAGACCATGTGCATCGGCGGCGGCCAAGGCCTTGCCGCGGTTTTCGAACGGATCGCGCCGGCGTGA
- a CDS encoding acyl-CoA dehydrogenase family protein encodes MTKLAQTLGLTEFQTEIIATVRQFVEKEIIPNAPALERGDTYPQEIVEQMRAMGLFGLMIPIQYGGLGESLLTYALCVEELARGWMSVSGVLNTHFIVAYMLRQHGTDAQRQRLLPRMATGESRGAFSMSEPELGSDVAAIRTRAARNPDGTYTIDGQKMWLTNGGSSTLVAVLVRTDEGADKPHRNLTAFLIEKPTGFGEVLPGLVIPGKIDKLGYKGIDTTELIFDGYLASADDMLGGVPGRGFFQMMDGIEVGRVNVSARACGVGIRAFELAVRYAQQRHTFGRPIAEHQAIAFQLAEMATKVEAAHLMMVNAARLKDSGERNDLAAGMAKYLASEYCCEVTQQSFRIHGGYGYSKEYEIERLMRDAPFLLIGEGTSEIQKSIISKRLLAEYQV; translated from the coding sequence ATGACCAAACTCGCTCAAACGCTTGGCCTGACCGAATTCCAGACCGAGATCATTGCGACGGTACGGCAGTTCGTGGAGAAGGAAATCATTCCCAACGCGCCGGCCCTCGAACGCGGCGACACCTACCCCCAGGAGATCGTCGAGCAGATGCGCGCCATGGGCTTGTTCGGCCTGATGATTCCGATCCAGTACGGCGGCCTGGGCGAGTCGTTGCTGACCTACGCGCTGTGTGTCGAGGAGCTAGCACGTGGTTGGATGAGCGTTTCCGGGGTGCTCAATACCCACTTCATTGTTGCCTACATGCTGCGGCAGCACGGCACCGACGCGCAGCGGCAACGCCTGTTGCCGCGGATGGCTACCGGCGAATCCCGCGGCGCGTTCTCCATGTCGGAGCCGGAGCTGGGGTCCGACGTCGCCGCGATCCGTACCCGGGCGGCGCGTAATCCCGATGGCACCTACACCATTGACGGTCAGAAGATGTGGCTGACCAACGGCGGCAGTTCGACGCTGGTGGCCGTGCTGGTACGCACCGATGAAGGCGCAGACAAGCCGCACCGCAACCTGACCGCGTTTCTTATCGAAAAGCCAACGGGTTTCGGTGAAGTGTTGCCGGGTCTGGTGATCCCGGGCAAGATCGACAAGCTGGGCTACAAGGGTATTGACACCACCGAGCTCATCTTCGACGGCTATCTGGCAAGCGCCGACGACATGCTTGGCGGCGTGCCGGGCCGGGGCTTCTTTCAGATGATGGACGGTATCGAGGTCGGCCGCGTCAATGTTTCGGCGAGAGCCTGTGGTGTCGGCATTCGCGCCTTCGAGCTGGCGGTTCGCTATGCCCAGCAACGCCACACGTTTGGTAGGCCGATCGCCGAGCACCAGGCCATCGCGTTCCAGCTGGCTGAGATGGCGACCAAGGTCGAAGCGGCACATCTGATGATGGTCAACGCGGCGCGGTTGAAAGACTCGGGTGAGCGCAACGACCTCGCCGCCGGAATGGCGAAATACCTAGCCAGCGAATACTGTTGCGAGGTCACCCAGCAGAGCTTCCGTATTCATGGCGGCTACGGATACTCCAAGGAATATGAGATCGAGCGTCTGATGCGCGATGCGCCGTTCCTGCTCATCGGCGAGGGCACCAGCGAAATTCAGAAGTCCATCATCAGCAAGCGGCTGCTCGCCGAGTATCAGGTATGA
- a CDS encoding SRPBCC family protein has protein sequence MNSVDVAVSLVIGRGRSVVANYCCDPDNATEWYANIKTVRWETPKPLVLGSRFAFTAAFMGRTLRYTYQVVELEPGRRLVMRTAQDPFPMETTYTWDDEPTGNTRMTLRNRGEPAGFFRLLRPVMAMAISRATRGDLRRLRSILEGNPAL, from the coding sequence ATGAATTCGGTCGATGTTGCCGTTTCGTTGGTGATCGGCCGGGGGCGTTCGGTCGTCGCCAACTACTGCTGCGATCCGGACAATGCGACCGAGTGGTACGCGAACATCAAGACCGTGCGATGGGAGACGCCAAAGCCGTTGGTGTTGGGGTCCCGGTTCGCATTTACCGCAGCCTTTATGGGCAGGACACTGCGCTACACCTACCAGGTGGTCGAGTTGGAGCCAGGCCGTCGACTCGTGATGCGGACGGCTCAGGACCCATTTCCGATGGAGACCACGTACACGTGGGACGACGAGCCGACCGGAAATACTCGTATGACGCTGCGTAACCGCGGCGAGCCGGCGGGGTTCTTCCGGTTGCTTCGGCCCGTCATGGCGATGGCGATCAGCCGCGCGACCCGCGGCGATCTGCGGAGACTCAGGTCGATTCTCGAAGGCAACCCGGCCTTATGA
- a CDS encoding CoA transferase yields the protein MTGPMLPLSGVSVVEVSSFVAAPLCGMTLSQLGAQVIRVDPIGGASDIHRWPLAADGTSIYWTGLNKGKRSATIDLRAPEGQALVQRLIVEGDGIAVTNAAGLDWLSHDVLATKRSDVIHVQLLGRGDGSTGVDYTVNAATGFPLVTGPVDHAGPVNHVLPAWDVCCGLYAALAVAAAVRRRDQTGLGARISLALEDVALATAGNLGLLTEPQVNGTQRQRLGNAVYGQYGQDFTSCDGIAFMVVALTGRHFRDLVEVTGTKAVVSALAAELGADFTVEGDRYRYRDVLSGLFATWFAEHTAEEISAALTGTTVLFERYRTFEQVVKDQRVTANPLFSVLHQPGVGEYLAPALPTMFDGVHPASAPAPALGRDTADVLAECLGLSTEDIARLTSAKTIGSDNR from the coding sequence GTGACCGGTCCCATGTTGCCGCTGAGCGGTGTCAGCGTCGTCGAGGTGTCCAGCTTCGTGGCCGCGCCGCTGTGCGGCATGACGCTGAGTCAGCTCGGCGCGCAGGTGATCCGCGTCGACCCGATCGGCGGCGCCTCGGACATACATCGCTGGCCGCTGGCAGCCGACGGCACTTCGATCTACTGGACCGGGCTGAACAAGGGAAAGCGCTCGGCCACCATCGATTTGCGCGCGCCCGAAGGACAAGCGCTGGTTCAGCGGTTGATCGTCGAAGGCGATGGCATCGCCGTCACCAACGCCGCCGGTCTGGACTGGCTCAGCCACGATGTGCTAGCGACCAAGCGCTCCGACGTCATTCACGTGCAGCTGCTGGGCCGCGGTGACGGCTCCACCGGGGTGGATTACACCGTCAACGCGGCGACCGGATTCCCGCTCGTCACCGGACCCGTCGACCACGCCGGTCCGGTGAACCATGTGCTGCCGGCCTGGGACGTGTGCTGCGGCTTGTACGCCGCGCTCGCCGTCGCTGCCGCGGTGCGCCGCCGCGACCAGACCGGGTTGGGGGCCCGCATCAGCCTGGCGCTGGAAGACGTCGCGCTGGCCACGGCGGGAAATCTGGGGCTGTTGACCGAACCTCAGGTGAATGGGACACAACGACAGCGTCTGGGCAACGCGGTCTACGGCCAGTACGGCCAGGACTTCACCAGCTGTGACGGCATCGCGTTCATGGTTGTTGCGCTGACCGGACGGCACTTTCGCGACCTGGTCGAGGTGACCGGCACCAAAGCCGTGGTGTCGGCGCTCGCCGCGGAGCTGGGCGCGGACTTCACTGTCGAGGGCGACCGGTACCGGTACCGCGACGTGCTTTCCGGACTATTCGCCACTTGGTTCGCCGAACACACGGCCGAAGAAATCAGTGCCGCACTGACGGGCACGACCGTGTTGTTCGAGCGATACCGCACCTTCGAGCAAGTCGTCAAAGACCAACGGGTGACCGCCAATCCGCTGTTTTCCGTGCTGCACCAACCAGGCGTGGGTGAATATCTGGCCCCCGCCTTGCCGACCATGTTCGACGGCGTTCACCCCGCCAGCGCACCCGCGCCCGCGCTGGGGCGCGACACCGCCGACGTCCTTGCCGAGTGCTTGGGATTGTCGACCGAAGACATCGCGCGTTTGACGAGCGCGAAAACGATAGGAAGTGACAACCGATGA
- a CDS encoding putative bifunctional diguanylate cyclase/phosphodiesterase, whose product MDNDATTHRLDQMVTAVAKQLMTVDTATSTEVSRRVLAYLVAQLGVDASFLRHNNHDIRATKLVAEWPPRLDIPDPDPLAVIYFANADPVFGLCEHAKEPLVFRPEPATADYQRRIEHARGVPTTSAAAVPLVSGDVTTGVLGFVKYGDREWNEAELNALKAIATLFAQVQARVAAEIKSGHDDLTGLHNRRALLHHLQQRLAPGQPGPVAALFLDLDRFKAINDYLGHAAGDQFIYMFARRIRDAFLDQSLIARLGGDEFVVIPTLPMSVDAAEPLAERLRDQFKEHVAIGGEVLTRTVSIGVASGIPGQDNPSDLLRRADQAVLAAKRAGGNSVAAFTADMSIGSELRNDIALHLRRGIESDALRLVYLPEVDLRTGDIIGAEALVRWQHPTRGLLPPNCFIPVAESINLAGELDRWVLRTACSEYAQWQSIGLGHNVLLRINVSPGQLVTGGFVDFVADTISRHGLDASSICLELTENVVVENLHTARATLAGLKDVGVQIAIDDFGTGYSVMSLLQTLPIDTLKIGRTFVRQLGTNASDLIIVRGIMVLAEGFQLDVVAEGVETEAAARILFDHGCYRAQGFLFSRPVPGEAMRRMLSVATTFTSISPSKAQ is encoded by the coding sequence ATGGACAACGACGCCACAACACATCGGCTTGACCAGATGGTCACCGCTGTCGCCAAACAACTCATGACCGTCGACACTGCCACGTCAACCGAGGTCAGTCGGCGGGTCCTGGCCTATCTGGTGGCCCAGCTCGGCGTTGATGCCAGCTTCTTACGTCACAACAATCACGACATTCGCGCAACAAAGCTCGTGGCCGAATGGCCACCTCGCCTCGACATACCGGACCCCGATCCGCTTGCGGTGATCTACTTCGCTAACGCCGACCCCGTTTTCGGTCTGTGCGAACACGCCAAAGAGCCGCTTGTGTTCCGCCCCGAGCCGGCCACCGCTGACTATCAACGTCGCATCGAGCACGCCCGCGGCGTTCCCACGACGTCAGCGGCCGCTGTCCCGCTGGTCTCCGGAGACGTCACCACCGGAGTGCTGGGGTTCGTCAAATACGGAGACCGGGAATGGAACGAGGCAGAACTCAACGCCCTCAAGGCCATCGCTACCCTCTTTGCCCAGGTGCAAGCGCGTGTCGCCGCCGAAATCAAGTCTGGCCATGACGATCTGACCGGACTGCACAACCGTCGAGCGCTGCTACACCACCTTCAGCAAAGGTTGGCCCCCGGACAGCCCGGCCCAGTCGCGGCGCTGTTTCTCGACCTCGACCGCTTTAAGGCCATCAACGACTACCTGGGCCACGCCGCCGGTGACCAATTCATCTATATGTTCGCCCGACGAATCCGTGACGCCTTCCTCGATCAGAGCCTGATTGCCCGGCTTGGCGGTGACGAATTCGTCGTAATACCCACATTGCCGATGAGTGTCGATGCCGCTGAACCACTCGCCGAACGTCTTCGCGACCAATTCAAGGAACACGTTGCCATCGGCGGTGAGGTACTCACCCGTACGGTCAGTATCGGTGTCGCGTCAGGGATTCCCGGACAGGACAACCCGTCGGACCTTCTTCGCCGAGCGGACCAGGCCGTCTTGGCGGCCAAGCGCGCCGGCGGAAATAGCGTCGCGGCGTTCACCGCGGATATGTCCATCGGAAGCGAACTGCGCAACGATATTGCGCTACACCTTCGACGCGGCATCGAGTCCGACGCCCTTCGCTTGGTCTACCTACCCGAGGTCGACTTGCGGACTGGTGACATTATCGGGGCCGAGGCATTGGTCCGGTGGCAACATCCCACCCGTGGACTATTGCCACCGAACTGCTTCATCCCGGTAGCCGAATCCATCAATCTTGCAGGCGAACTGGATAGGTGGGTGCTGCGGACGGCCTGCAGCGAATACGCCCAATGGCAGTCAATTGGGTTGGGCCACAACGTGCTGCTGCGCATTAACGTCTCACCCGGACAGCTGGTCACCGGCGGGTTTGTAGACTTCGTCGCGGACACGATCAGCCGACACGGCCTCGACGCCTCGTCCATATGTCTGGAACTCACCGAGAACGTCGTTGTCGAAAACCTACATACCGCCCGCGCCACCCTCGCTGGACTCAAAGACGTCGGCGTGCAGATCGCCATCGACGACTTCGGCACCGGCTACAGCGTCATGTCACTGCTGCAGACGCTACCTATCGACACGCTGAAGATCGGCAGAACCTTCGTGCGTCAACTCGGGACCAATGCCAGCGATCTGATCATTGTCCGCGGCATTATGGTGCTCGCCGAAGGCTTCCAACTCGATGTCGTGGCCGAAGGCGTCGAGACCGAAGCTGCAGCGCGGATTCTATTTGATCACGGCTGCTACCGTGCGCAAGGTTTCTTGTTCTCCCGGCCAGTCCCCGGAGAAGCCATGCGGCGCATGCTGTCCGTGGCGACTACGTTTACATCCATATCACCATCAAAGGCGCAATGA
- the fabG gene encoding 3-oxoacyl-ACP reductase FabG, giving the protein MVKVSLLKDRTAVVTGGAQGLGLAIAERFVAEGARVVLGDVNRAATEAAAEQLGGDEVALAVRCDVTQADDVETLIRTAVERFGDLDVMVNNAGITRDATMRKMTEEQFDQVIAVHLKGTWNGTRLAAAIMRENKRGAIVNMSSVSGKVGMVGQTNYSAAKAGIVGMTKAAAKELAHLGVRVNAIAPGLIRSAMTEAMPQRIWDQKLTEVPMGRAGEPGEVASVALFLASDLSSYMTGTVLDVTGGRFI; this is encoded by the coding sequence GTGGTCAAGGTGTCGTTGCTGAAAGATCGGACTGCCGTCGTCACCGGTGGTGCACAGGGGCTGGGACTGGCTATCGCGGAGCGATTCGTCGCCGAGGGCGCACGGGTTGTGCTCGGTGATGTGAATCGCGCCGCCACCGAGGCTGCAGCCGAGCAGCTGGGCGGCGATGAGGTGGCTCTGGCGGTGCGGTGCGATGTGACTCAAGCCGACGACGTCGAGACCCTCATCCGGACGGCGGTCGAGCGATTCGGCGATCTGGACGTCATGGTCAACAACGCCGGGATCACCCGCGACGCGACGATGCGCAAGATGACCGAAGAGCAGTTCGATCAGGTCATCGCGGTGCATCTGAAGGGTACCTGGAACGGCACCCGTCTGGCGGCGGCGATCATGCGAGAAAACAAGCGGGGCGCCATTGTGAACATGTCTTCGGTGTCGGGCAAGGTTGGTATGGTCGGCCAAACCAACTACTCAGCGGCCAAGGCCGGCATCGTGGGGATGACCAAGGCGGCCGCCAAAGAACTTGCGCACCTCGGTGTTCGAGTAAACGCGATAGCTCCTGGGTTGATCCGTTCAGCTATGACAGAGGCCATGCCGCAACGCATTTGGGACCAGAAGCTCACCGAGGTTCCGATGGGTCGCGCTGGCGAGCCCGGCGAGGTAGCCAGCGTGGCCTTGTTCCTGGCTTCGGACCTATCCTCGTATATGACCGGCACCGTGTTGGACGTGACTGGTGGCCGGTTCATATGA
- a CDS encoding TetR/AcrR family transcriptional regulator: MEVPEVAKQATAGKRQRRERGSINPDDIIGGAFELAEQVSIDNLSMPLLGKHLGVGVTSIYWYFRKKDDLLNAMTDRALSKYVFATPYVEASDWRETLRNHARSMRKTFMGNPILCDLILIRAALSPKAARLGAQEMEKAIANLVEAGLSPEDAFDTYSAVSVHVRGSVVLHRLYEKNQSTDSGPRTIEDAVAIDPATTPLLAQVTGKGHRIGAPDETNFEYGLECILHHASRLIDDSSNAAGKVPAGRRKAAAKSPAPRARANAVVR; the protein is encoded by the coding sequence ATGGAGGTGCCCGAAGTGGCAAAGCAGGCAACCGCCGGAAAGCGTCAGCGACGCGAACGGGGGTCCATCAATCCCGATGACATCATCGGCGGCGCATTCGAACTCGCCGAGCAGGTATCGATAGACAACCTGAGCATGCCGTTGCTCGGAAAACACCTCGGCGTCGGGGTCACCAGCATCTACTGGTACTTCCGCAAGAAGGACGACCTGCTCAACGCGATGACCGACCGCGCCTTGAGCAAGTACGTGTTCGCCACCCCCTACGTTGAAGCCAGCGACTGGCGTGAGACGTTGCGCAATCATGCGCGGTCGATGCGGAAGACGTTCATGGGCAACCCCATACTGTGCGATTTGATACTGATTCGAGCGGCGCTCAGCCCCAAAGCGGCGCGCCTGGGCGCCCAAGAGATGGAGAAGGCCATCGCCAATCTGGTGGAGGCGGGACTCTCCCCCGAGGACGCGTTCGACACCTACTCGGCGGTTTCGGTCCACGTACGCGGATCGGTGGTGCTGCATCGGCTCTATGAGAAGAACCAGTCCACGGATAGCGGACCACGCACCATCGAAGATGCCGTGGCCATCGATCCCGCAACGACCCCGCTGCTCGCTCAGGTAACCGGGAAGGGCCATCGCATCGGGGCCCCCGATGAAACCAATTTCGAATACGGTCTCGAATGCATCCTCCACCACGCGAGCCGGCTGATCGACGACAGTTCGAATGCCGCGGGAAAGGTACCGGCGGGCCGACGCAAAGCCGCCGCCAAGTCGCCTGCGCCGCGCGCGCGGGCCAACGCGGTGGTTCGTTAA
- a CDS encoding GntR family transcriptional regulator has translation MTAPDFAARPQLSEDVARFVRKRIFDGTYAAGAYIRLDQLAEELGISVTPVREALFVLCAEGLIAQQPRRGFVVLAVTGRDVTDVARVQAHVGGELAARAAVNITDDQLRELKKIQAQLETAYAGDDDERTVRLNHEFHRAINIAADSPKLAQLMLQITRYAPESVFPTIEGWPAQSIKDHRRVLSALEQHDGKLARIAMSEHLAAGAVPLINHLIARGVVAEESRPVSGPFRH, from the coding sequence ATGACGGCCCCGGACTTCGCTGCGCGGCCTCAACTTTCCGAGGACGTCGCACGCTTTGTTCGTAAGAGGATCTTCGACGGCACCTACGCCGCGGGGGCCTATATCCGTCTCGACCAATTGGCCGAGGAACTGGGAATCAGTGTCACGCCGGTGCGTGAAGCGCTGTTCGTGCTGTGTGCCGAAGGATTGATCGCCCAGCAGCCTCGCCGCGGATTTGTGGTGTTGGCGGTAACCGGGCGAGACGTCACCGATGTCGCAAGGGTGCAGGCTCATGTTGGCGGCGAGCTCGCGGCGCGGGCGGCGGTCAACATCACCGATGACCAGCTGCGCGAACTCAAGAAGATCCAGGCTCAGTTGGAGACGGCTTACGCCGGGGATGATGACGAGCGGACCGTTCGGCTCAACCACGAATTCCACCGGGCCATCAATATCGCGGCCGACTCGCCCAAGCTTGCGCAGCTGATGTTGCAGATCACTCGCTACGCACCGGAATCGGTGTTTCCCACGATCGAGGGCTGGCCTGCCCAGTCGATAAAGGACCATCGGCGGGTGCTCTCCGCTCTCGAGCAGCACGACGGAAAGCTCGCACGCATCGCGATGTCGGAACATTTAGCCGCGGGCGCGGTTCCGCTGATCAACCACCTCATCGCGCGGGGCGTGGTTGCAGAGGAGAGCCGTCCGGTCAGCGGGCCGTTTCGGCACTAG
- a CDS encoding acyl-CoA dehydrogenase family protein — protein MPDAGVPDVSDDDFQQILAQTRHFVRSAVIPREQEILADDRIPDDLREHAKKMGLFGYAIPQQWGGLGLNLVQDVELAMELGYTSLALRSMFGTNNGIAGQVLVGFGTDEQKARWLEPMASGDVVASFALTEPGAGSNPAGLRTKAVRDKNDWVICGQKRFITNAPVADLFVVFARTRPGDEQGPGIAVFLVPADAAGVEVGAKDAKMGQEGAWTSDVSFTDVRVHADALIGGSEDIGYRAALTALARGRVHIAAVAVGTAQRALDESVAYAATATQGGATIGSFQLVQAMLADQQTGVLAGRALVRDAARLWVSEQDRRVAPSAAKLFCTEMAGKVADLAVQIHGGSGYMRGVPVERIYRDVRLLRLYEGTSEIQRLIIGTNLVKAAQR, from the coding sequence ATGCCCGATGCCGGTGTCCCCGATGTATCCGACGACGACTTTCAGCAGATCCTGGCCCAGACCCGCCACTTCGTCCGCAGCGCGGTGATCCCGCGTGAGCAGGAGATTCTGGCCGACGACCGAATACCCGATGACCTACGCGAGCACGCCAAGAAGATGGGCCTGTTCGGATACGCGATACCGCAGCAATGGGGCGGACTCGGACTGAACCTGGTCCAAGACGTCGAGCTGGCTATGGAGCTGGGCTACACCTCGCTGGCGCTGCGGTCGATGTTCGGCACCAACAACGGCATCGCCGGGCAGGTTCTGGTCGGATTCGGCACCGACGAGCAGAAAGCCCGTTGGTTGGAGCCGATGGCATCGGGCGACGTCGTCGCCTCCTTCGCGCTGACCGAACCGGGTGCCGGATCGAATCCGGCCGGCCTGCGCACCAAAGCCGTTCGTGACAAAAATGATTGGGTGATCTGCGGACAGAAGCGGTTCATTACCAACGCGCCCGTCGCGGATCTGTTCGTGGTCTTCGCGCGCACTCGGCCCGGCGACGAGCAGGGCCCCGGCATCGCGGTCTTTCTGGTACCCGCAGATGCTGCGGGTGTCGAGGTAGGCGCCAAGGACGCCAAGATGGGCCAGGAAGGTGCATGGACGTCTGATGTCAGTTTCACCGACGTCCGAGTCCACGCTGACGCGCTGATCGGCGGCTCCGAAGACATTGGTTATCGAGCGGCACTGACCGCGTTGGCGCGTGGCCGGGTGCACATTGCCGCGGTCGCGGTGGGCACCGCACAGCGTGCACTCGACGAATCCGTGGCGTATGCCGCCACCGCGACGCAGGGCGGTGCGACGATCGGCAGCTTCCAGTTGGTGCAGGCGATGCTTGCCGACCAGCAGACCGGGGTGCTGGCCGGTCGCGCCCTGGTCCGCGACGCCGCACGGCTGTGGGTCAGCGAGCAGGATCGGCGGGTCGCGCCGTCGGCGGCCAAGCTCTTCTGCACGGAAATGGCCGGCAAGGTCGCCGACCTCGCGGTGCAGATTCATGGAGGCAGTGGCTACATGCGTGGCGTTCCGGTGGAACGCATCTACCGCGACGTTCGTCTGTTGCGGCTTTACGAGGGCACCAGCGAGATTCAGCGCCTGATCATCGGGACGAACCTGGTCAAGGCCGCACAACGTTGA